The genomic interval CATCACTGAAAGTGACCATGGCCTGCAATTGAGCACACCGCCCCAGTCTTCGCATGAATTGGAGAGGGTTGAAGGGTTGGTGGTCGTACTTGAGGCCGAGTCTCCTGTAGCCGGCAGCGTCGGTGTACCACTGGGACAGCGGCGTCATCCAGCGCTTGAGCCATGGGCGCTTGACAATGAagttggtgatggagggggcAGACATTATGGATGCCAGGAAAGCCAattggcgaggatgagcagaGGGTTCAGGGAGGGCTAGTAATCGTGAACGGACGCGAGATGACCCGATGTTGCGAGGTTGTGCAAAACGAGCTGGGCACGCTAGACCTGAAGCGGGAGGACACACGTGACCCGGCCAGACAGCAGTGGGGAGAAACATGAGAGGGAAGGAATGTCCGGAGAACTCCACCTCACCAACTCAACCTGTGTCTCTTCAACTTTCTCTTTGAGGTTCCCTGTGCTCACTCCGAGATGGGCTGTGTTGAGGCCCTGATCTGATTCCTTACCCCAACTAAGGGAGCTGTGCGCGCCAAACCCCGCCCGGGATCACAGCATCCCAAGAAGCACACCGCACCGCTTCGGCAACCGTCGGCTCCCTCACAAAATCCTTGCTGCCAACACTTTCTATCCGTGGACATCCTTTTTGGCAGTCCTGCTCTGTGACTCCCCACCCTAGTCTATTTTTTGGGTTCCGGATCGAGCAGACCGCTATGCTCCGACCCCGGAGCCCTCGGTGATATCGGACAGACTACGCCTTGTGAGCGCTGGCCCCCAAGATGCGTTCTGAGGGCAGAGGtgcgccagcagctgctggcagCTCCCCAGCTCCCTCGCCTCCAACGGGAAACAGTGCTGCCTCGCCCGCGCCTCACATGCCGGCtgccgatgtcgatgcctcgtccacctcctccgactTCATGACTCGCCTTGAAATTCTCTCCACTCGCATTCCAAACTTCTACATTGCTCCTGTCTGTGGAGCGAGCGCTGGTGTGGCTTCTGGGATTGTAACTTGTCCTCTGGATGTGATCAAGACCAAGTTGCAGGCCCAGGGTGGCTTTGCCCGACGGGGGGCGCAAGTTGAAGCCAAGACATTGTACCGGGGGATGCTGGGTACGGGACGGATGATCTGGCGGGAAGATGGAATTCGTGGTCTATACCAGGGTCTTGGCCCTATGCTGCTGGGCTATCTTCCGACCTGGGCTGTCTACCTGGCCGTCTATGACCGGTCTCGCGAATATTTCTATGACCAGACAGGTATGTCCCTATCCCATTTGAGGTGGGGTCTATACTAACCCTTTTGGCAGGAAGCTGGTGGCTCTCCCGAGGCTATGCATCAATCACAGCTGGTGCATGCTCAACCATCGTGACGAACCCCATCTGGGTTATCAAGACCCGGCTCATGTCGCAGAGTCTCAAGAAGAGCAACGAAGGCCTGCGTGCGCCATGGCAATATCAAAATACCTGGGATGCCGCTCGCAAGATGTACCAGATTGAAGGATTTCGCTCGTTCTACTCTGGCTTGACTCCGGCTCTCCTGGGGTTGACTCACGTAGCCATCCAATTCCCCCTTTACGAGTACTTGAAGATGGCTTTCACCGGCTACGGAATCGGCGAGCACCCAGCCACAGGCACTTCCCACTGGATCGGCATTTCATTCGCTACATTCCTAAGCAAGATCTGCGCCAGCACTATCACCTACCCTCATGAGGTTCTGCGAACCCGACTCCAGACACAGCAGCGCAGCCCTCCCCCGACATCACCGGAGGAGATTGCTTTCCGAGGAGGCCTGGAACACCCCCATGACCGCAACCGTCTTCCAGGGGCCTTGGGCTCGTCTTCGGACGGCATGCCCAACCGCCCTCGCTACAGCGGTGTCGTCCGCACATGCCAGACCATCTTGCACGAGGAGGGCTGGCGCGCATTCTACTCCGGGATCGGCACCAACCTGTTCCGGGCCGTCCCGGCTGCTATGACAACGATGCTCACCTACGAGTACCTGCGCGAAGTCATCCACAAGTTCCAGCTTGAGGGTCAGATGAAGCAGCggctggaagaggagaagtCTGCCGGTGCATCTGGCATGATTTAAAACCGCCTTCCTCCAAGACTGATCTAAACACGCCTCTTTCAACCAACCTTGACACCTCCAACATTTTTCTCTATTTCTCAACACCTTCCCATCAATCTCCGACCGGCCTGTCATCCCGGATCTTTCCACAAATGTGCATAGAACAATGGGCGGCGGGTGGATCAGTTGCCTGCAATCCCTTTTTTCTCAAGCGCTTGCCTTGCCTCTCTGCATTCACAAAAGACCGTTTGCTTCTCtacttttttctttcggCATAGATGGCAATTCCTGTTCATACCTCCATCCTTGACATGTGAAAATCTCCCCCGACCTGAGCCAGTCACTGACTTGCACGCGGATCTGGCTGCTTTTTGTCAGTTTCTGCCCCTCTCACCTAACCAAATCCTCGTGTCCTTCTTATGAGCGTCTCTTTTTCCTGCTTTCCCCCTTTCTTTTGTGTCAAGTACCTACCTACCGTCTCTAACATCCCCGCATGATTTTTTGCATGTCGAGTGTACATACCATATTTTAACTGCCGTCAATATGAATGGCTTGCTATGTTAATTTTTCCATCTCTACTCGCTACATATCTTGTAGAAAGACGCATGTTGCTAAGAGTTAGTTCGTTCTCAAGCGGTTGCCAATAATCACGTGATTGTTTTCCCtatttgattttcttttcttcgcttggcctttctcttttctctctggcACCCAACAAACAACACTCCACAATCATTTTCGCAACCACCTTCAGTTTTCATGAAGAGTTCAGACCTAGTGTTGGGCTCTAAGTGGTGTTTCCTTTCTATGGGTACTACCAGTCTTGACACGCAAAATGTGGCCTATTCTCAATCAAGACTCCTGGTTGAATTTTCTGATCTGGCATTGACTGCCTCGTGATAATCACACATGTCTCAACACAATGCCccttcgccctcctcatcatATTATGCTACAGTTCTGTGACTGACTGGCCTAATGTGCGCCAGTCTAGGCATGGGCATTGACTGCTACTGACTACATCCATCTAGCcttccatcatccatcccacTTTCTCCTCCCAAAGACTCTCTATGAACTGCACGACCAGTTCTAGACTACTTTCATTCTCCTTCATTATCTATATGATGATTCCTTTCTTTGAATATTGACTTCTAGGCTGTCCCACACTTGGACGCCTGGACATGATCATTCATACACTGAAAATTCTGATTGATAATGAATGAAGATAATATTGCTTTCCCTTTTCTATTTGAAAATCTTGTAAATTAGTTCTGAACGTTAGgattgatcttcttcttttgtctCTCTTGTTCCTTGCAGAGGAGCTGTGCATGGTAGTCCCTCATATAATATTCCGCCCctttaaaaaaaaatctTGTCGCATGCCCCTTCAATAATATACCCAACCCAATGCAATGGTATCAAATAGATGGATAATAATTGTACAATGTCCGATAACAAAAAACCCACAATTAATTCTTCATAGTCCTCATTACCTCGACCCCTCCCCGTCCCCCCCTTTCCCTGCCCGACTCTCCTCCAGAGCACGCTGAACCCACGACTGCTCTTTCCCAGACCGGCTAGGAGGTGCCTGTTGTGTCTGAGAGGGAGGCCCTGACGAGTTTTGCGTCTGGGCCTCGCGCCGGGCACTTCGGATGGAACTGATGCAGTAGGAGCAGAGGAGgatggccatggtgaaggCTGCGATGGGGGCGTTGAGAGACTTTGTTGTGTGAGCAGGGAGTATTCAAATGGGGTTGGTGTTTGTTTTTATGAAGTGGGATCGTGGGATTAGGCATATGTGTTGGACTTATAGAGTGTCGATGGACAGGTTGATGAATTGATGGATTGGCATTGGTGGTTGGGTATTTGGGGCAGTTTACTTGACAGATAAGGCAATGATTCACTTACCCCAGATGTCCTGCCTAGCGTCTTTGGATTTGGCGTGTTTTGCTGAGGCATTGTGTAACCGTGAGAGCTTTGTATGTGGCAGAGGCAAGGAAAATGACCTCATCGCAAGATCCCAGTTTttgatgcctcaggcatatTTTAGCGTGGATTGTCGTGTATCTACGCGTCCAGCGGTtactcttttcttctgcaaCCCAGCTATGTCTCAATTTAGTACACAAGTTAGTGGAAATCGAAAGCCAAACGCAGAGCTATCCAAAGAGCAGCGTTCCGCGATTCTATCTGCCCTCGAGCTTGGTCAATCGCCTACCAAAATCGCAGAAGATCTACGCGTTTCCCGCAAAACTGTATACCGCACACGCGAGCGCTATAAACAACGCGGAGACGTTGATTCTCAACCTCGCAGTGGTAGGCCGAAGGTCTTTACCCGAACGACTTGCAGATATATCTCTCGACTTGCGCGCCGGAACCCGTCGTGGGGCTATGGGACCCTATCTGCAAATGCACCCGGAACTCCGAGCCGGGACACGATTCGTCGAATTTTAGAGGTTTATAGCCTTCATAATCTCAAAGCAAGGCGTCCGATACCTTTGAAATCAATTACTGCTCGAAAAAGGCGTCGATTTGCCCGTATTTAGGTGGGTAAATAGGTGGATTTTACGTCATCGGGGGGTGTGTCCGGACTTGTCCGCTTACGCTGTATATGCCTGGCCTGGCCATTCAGAAAATATTGTACATACAAATCGTTTTCCGTTTTAACTACTACAAAGTATGGTATTTGCTGTTTGGTCCTTTCTCCGAGTCCATTATCTCCCTTGTCAGGAAACAATACCCCGATTCGGCTATAGATACCACCAGGTCACCACTACAATGCGTTGTCTGCAGAACCTCATCGAATTTTCGTGCTCCTATAGCATTGAAAATGATTACAGTAATAACGTGTCAATCTATTTGGATTTACATGGCCCACCGTCTATCACTCTCCACCATTAGAATCAGCGGACAGTCCATTGGCCCGCGGGAAATCGGGAAACTTGAGCAGGAATGGCCCACGAGCAGCAGGGTCGCCACCGAGTTATTTCGCTGTGATATCACCATCCACAAGAACAGTGGCACTTCTCCACTAAGTAAAACAAATAATATCTTCGACAGATAACAAACACAGCGTGTGAAAAGTAGCATGAGTCAGCTTCTCCGAAAGCCGGAGGCAAATGCCTTCCCCATCGGGCTAGCGCGCTGACCTAATCCCGGCAATCAGATTCAAGCATTAATTTCATCATCTCTCgcctcttctccctcccgTATCTGATCTCTCTTCATACCATCCACCCATCAATTTTATCCATCACCATGTTCAAACGTCTAGTTTCCATCACACCCCGCGTCGCATCCGTGGCGCCGCGCACCTCTCTTGCACCCCTTTCGGGCCTGCAGAGCGTCCAGCCCACCCTGTCCCAGCCGCGGGCTGCCGGCCCTGCTccccgccagcagcggaGAGGATACCACGAGAAGGTGCTCGATCACTACAACAACCCCCGGAATGTGGGTTCCATGAAGAAGACCGATGAGGACGTCGGGGTATGTACCACACCGTGAAATTTCCGCGATCTGATCGTTGGCCAAAGCGAATTAGAACTAACactttccttctctttccaGACCGGTCTCGTCGGCGCCCCCGCCTGCGGTGATGTCATGAAGCTTCAGATTCGTGTCGACAAGGACTCCAACAAGATCAGAGACGTCGTTTTCAAGACCTTCGGCTGCGGCAGTGCCATCGCCTCGTCAAGCTACCTCACCGAACTCGTTCGCGGTATGACTCTCGAAGAGGCCGGGAAGATTAAGAACACCGATGTCGCCAAGGAGCTCTGCTTGCCTCCTGTCAAGCGTATGTCTTTTATCTCTTTATTGCTGTGTTATACATCTTGCTGACATCCCTTCCTCCAGTGCACTGCTCCATGCTCGCCGAGGACGCCATCAAgtccgccatctccgacTACTACCTCAAGAACCCCAACAGCCGCACCACCGACCTGTCGGGTACGGGCGGTGCTATTCCTGATGTGAAGGTTGAGATCGAGCAGActcctgcagctgcagctgcagtATAAATTGGTCTTTATCGGTCGATTCAGTGGAGGAATAGTGATACGGGAAATTTTTTCAGCAAGCGACATTCATTTATTTTTGGGAAAGGGATTCCTTTCGCTGGGAAATATTGTCTCGTGCATGCCCCGTGGTGGTCGACAAGAATAAGGCATGATACTATTGATCGCCTTGAGGCTATCATCGTGTTGCGCTCGAAAAAGTGTCGTACttcgcggatgatgagcgTTTAAACAAACAAATTTGCCAATTTGTACAGATTCTTTTGTTCCAgtgttttttttctttttctttttttttttcctgaCGGGCGCCTGGGATTGGGATATCAACTCACAACTCACATTCACCATTCTCGGAAAAGCGAAGGTGCCGCGATAGTTTCCTAATGAAACGATCAACTCTGATCCTTGATTCTACTGTAGTGTAGACAGTTCTGATCTTGTAGCAATCAGTCCATACAGTCATCTACTATTCTGGTCAAGTCTATCTGCAATCTATCTATCTATACAAAACCATAACCGCCGAGGCAGCTGGGTGTTTCAAAGGCAGagcaggaaagaaagtctAGTGCagcgaaaaggaaaacaaacACAGTTGAAAAACGCCGTCGCTGATGCACAGATAGACCCAAGACAATCCGTGCGTGCTCTTTTGAAACCATGAAAATGAACATAACaaaagggagagaaggaggggggAATATATGTGCGAGGGAGACAAGAAAAATACAAacagacagaaagaaagaaagaaaggttTAGCTGCTCAGGCCGAAGCGGCTCTTCAGCGCCAGCAGAGTCTCATAAACTGAGAGCTTCAGCTCAACGCGCAGGAACCCAGCCCAGGCACGCAGGAACcggaagaagttgaagaaATGCAGCGCGCCACCGGACTCCTGGATGGActccatctgctcctcgaaCACGGTACGTGTTGCGTACCGGGCGAGAATCAGGAACGTGCGCATGGGACCTTGGCGGGTGTGCAGGTTTTCGTCGAGGCTGCGGGCTGGTCGATGTTAGTTGAAAGTGCTCGTGCAAGAAAAGACACACATACTCAGATCGTTGGTTTTCAGAATCAGAAGAATAATGCGTGGCACTTtgcccagcagctcgacgAGTTGCTGGAGCATGCCCTCGCCTAACGCCCCGGAAATATCATCTTTCTCCCCGGCTGTTCGAGAAGAGACAACACTTTGCTTGGTGAGAACGCTGTAATCACGACCGGTGATAGCGCTCGCAAAGAGCGGGAACTGCTCGTCAGTCACGCCGGCGACCTTGTACGCATACTCGCGCATCCGCGGCACGTCCGCATCGATGACGGCGAGCCACAGCTTGGCGTAGTTGCGGCGCAGCTCGCGGTCGATGTTGCGGTACAGGCCGTGGTCGTACAAGATGATGTCGAAGTTCGGATGCCTCCGGTTGGGGTTGAGGCGGATGGCGATATTGCCGCCGTGCGGATCACAGTGTAATGGGGCCTCGTCGCCGAAGATCATCTCGTTGAAAATGTGCGCTAGCGCGGCGGAGACTTCGTCGCGGTCGATGTGATTGGCgtcgaggaactcgaggtCATCGGGGCGTCGGCCGGCGATGAATTCCATGACTAGGATGCGCTTTTGGGACCACATCACTAGAGTTGTGTTAGTATATACCCGAAACATCCCAAAAAACAAGCTTACCTTCGGGAATGACCAATGGAGCATCGGAATGCTTCTTGAAATACTCGTTCGCGCGGGTGGCGTTTTCACCCTCCATGCGAAAATCCAACTCCACTGGCAGCGAGAGATCCATTTCCCTCGACAACCATTCCAGATCATATTCCGGGAAGAAGCGCTTGAGCATCGAGAAGGTGAACCGTGTCAGAGCAAGATCCAAGGGCACCCATTCCGCCAGCGCGGGATGCTGGACTTTAACCGCGACTTTCTGCCCCGTTTCCTTGAGCGTAGCAATGTGCACCTGAGCCAGGGAAGCAGCACCGGTAGGTTCGGCCTCGAATGAAGAAAACAGCTCGTCAATGGTCTTGCCGGTATCGGCGACGAACATCTTCTCGATGGACTCGATGGACGAGACGGGGCATTTGTCTTGCAGCGGGATGAACGTCGAGGTCCATTCGATTGGAAGCAGGTAGCCCATGCTGCTGAGGTGCTGGCCCAGTTTGATGAAGATCGAGCCGTTCTTCTCGAGTACGCGCAGGGTGCGCTCTGCGCAGCGCTTGTGGCATGCGCGCACTAGTTCGTCGCGTTCTTCGGGGGTGGAGGTTTCTTGCTTGAGGGTTACGCGGTAGCTGTTCCATTCGTATCAGTGATTGTAGGCCGAGACAGTATGCCAGGCCAACTTACTCGTTGATACACACGGCCAAAGTGCCGACCACGCGACCACTTCTCTCTGCTGCGCGGTAGGCATGCTTGGCCTGGTCGGAGAAGGCCAGGGCGCCGAGACCAAGTAGCCCGACAATAACCAGGTACTTGACTGTCTTCCCCCGGGTCTGTTGTTCCGTCGTAGAGTTCTTCACCGAACCAGTGGTCGTAACCGGAGCCGAGAGAGGCGAGGTAGTTGTGGAAAAGCGTTTCTCATGCTGGGCAAGTTTCTGTGGTCTCCATGACGAGAAATTGGCTGCACCGAGCAGCGGGGACTGGCGCAGAAAAGAGTTCTTCGAGGTCAGGCGTGTAGAGAAGCCGGGAGTCGACCAACAGCCCGCGCCTCCGGTGGCCGTGGAATCGAGCGCCAATGCCCGCAACGGCCGAAATGCTGCCCTCATCCCGAAGGGATATCCTGGGTGAAAAGAGTGTTACAGATCGCAGAGCAGAGCACAGAGCAGGGACTCGAGATCAGGCCATGTTTGGAGATTTTTCGCTTTTCGCCGCCCATCGGCTGCGGGATCGGGCCATGCACGTGATTCCGATCTATACACGACGGGGGCTATTTGTTTTCGATTCTGGTAGAAATACAGCATTGATTATTGTGTAGTTAGGAATCAGCGACTATTTTCATCTCTGCAGTGGTTTCCACAGTTTGCATCTCTCCCGCCACACTTAGGCAAACCGTCCATGTCACCACATGGCTGTGCTTGACGGCGTAAGTCGTGAAATCAGGATAAATCGGCGGCACCCGCTGGATCAATTCTTTCCCATAAGTCAAACCGTATGAATGAAGAACAAGTTGGAACATATGCCCGAAGTTGATAGGTTGGCTATCCTTTCCTGTAGAGACGACGCACGGAGACTCTAGCTTTTCAAAAACACTTTCCAGTCTCAAACTGGTAGTAGACGAATGCTCCTGGCGGCAGTGAGTACTTGTGTACTGGACGCTTGTGTATCTGCTCGGCACAAGCACGGCGCTTTTATTGCAGATCACCATCTTGATCCAATTGATCTGGACCTGTCTCGGCACTCCTCTGATAGACTCGCTGGTACTCTCATCCACAGGTGTGATATTCAGTGTCAATGGAATAGGTAATGGGCCACCAAGTTGGATAGCCCGAGGAAAGGAGAGCTCGAGCTTGCAACAAAACTCAGGTATCTTTGAGGAGCCGAAGAACCTGAGCATCTTCTGTTTCGGCGACAAGCTCGCACTCTCCATACCCGGAATCAACCGCAGAGTCCGGAACTTGCATTTCATCATCTGCTGCCGCAGGCTATGCATATGACTTGTCTCCTGTACATGGTGCCTTATGGTGATAGGATGGGTCGTAGTAAAGCTCTGCCACGCGTTGCCGCGAGTATATCGCAATTTCGCTTCGAGATAATACTCGATACTGCACTCAGAAAAACCATCTTTACTTTCGCCTCCAGTTGAGAAGGAGCCAGGTAAGATATGGTGCGCGGGATGGTTCTTGTCTAGTGGGATAAAGCTGGACTCCTGGCGATGTCCGGACCTCACCGATTCTTGAGGCTTTGTGGGAATCTGAATAGAAAACGACCAAGTAGCCCCCTCGGCGCTGTCTTCGGGGACATGCAAGGGTCCGGAGAAGAGAGTGATCGGTTTGGGGTTTAGAAGATGCCATTCGGCAGGAAGGTTACCGTGGTTGTTGAGGCTAGTTCTGTTGCTGGCAGCTCTGCTGGCACTCTCTTCCATATTGGTCCTCATAGAACTCACCAGCGCTAGCGAAACTGTAGCTTCGGGTGTGATGATCGGCTCAGGGCGAACCAAGTAGCCGATGACAGTGTCTCCGGCGGCGAACTTCCATCCCGGAGGCGCTGCGACGACGAGCTTAAGCTCGGTCTTGTTGCGATCCGTAGAAAATGGCATGCTCGTAACGACCAGATAAATGTAGAACGAAAGAGCCCTTTCCCGTTTGTGATATATAATCTACTGTGCAAATGTACGAGTTTTGTTGTGTCGGTAGGACAGTCTGACGGGCGGCTGGTTTGCGCCGTGACCAATAAGGCCGACAGAATTGACCCCATGCACCCCAGAATGACAAGAAAATAATTATGTCTTATTCAAGTAATCAATACCCTATGTGCGGCATCCAGTGCTCATCATAGTCAAAAAAAGTACAGAAggtaaagaaaaaaacccCCCCATCCACCAGATCCTTTTATGTATGAAGTCCAGTCAAGTCAGGTCCAGTCAGAGTCAGCGAGGGTAGGGCGGCGGGTGCGTCGCGGAATAACAGAGGGCCGGCGACTGAGTGAGTTCGGAGTCTTGGAATCATCTTCCTGCAGCATTTCAACGTGAGAGAGGCGATTCGACGTGCCGCGAGCGACCCGCGGTCGTGGCGGAGGCATATTTCCATTCGCGGTTGATCCGAGAGCGGAGGCATTGCCGTCTCGGCTGCCGGGTCGAAGGGCTAGAGAGGAGGAGCTGAGGGCATTGCGGGGGTGTCGGGGTGTCTCGCGACTTTCGAAGTAGCCTCTTGACTGGCTGGAGCGGTTTGTTTGGGGGGTTGAGGGCGTAGAGGAGCCCGGGTAGGGATTTGGAGGCGTGGTGGTGCTTTGGCGCCGACTGCTTGTTGGTCTGCGCttgccgacgatgccgaaggCTTCGCTGCGCTCGCTCGACTGGACTAGTTTGCCGGCCATGTCTCTGACGAGGATGGCTGGGTCGTTTTCGAGCTCGCGGATTGCGTTGAGAAGACCGTACGTCGCCAGGAGACCTCCCTGGTGGTCGCTGGAGTCGCAGATACTGGAGATGATGCGTAGAAGGTTCAGTCGCACTGCGGTTTTGTTGTGGTGCAGCTTTTGTCCGAGCCTGGTGAAGAGGTCTGGCCTGGCAAGTGTTGATGCCACGGGAGGACTCAAGCGAAGCAGTTTCTGCAGTGGCTCGAGGAGATTTTCAAATgcgttggccttggagagTGTCAGGCACCGCACAATGGCGTCGGTGAACGATGTCTTGTCCTGGCGGTTGCCCAGGAGATGCTCTTCCACCTTGGCGGTCTCTTCTTGGAGCCATGTGAAGATGGCATCCAGAGCTGTGACTTGCCAATACGGATCCGCAAGAAGAGAGATATAAAAGGCAAGGCCCTTGTTTCGCCACAGCTCGCGACGACCAACCTTCCCAGACTGCGCCATGTCACAAAGAATCGGCAGCGCAAACTCCTTCAGTGGCCGTTCTGTCTTGACGATTTTTTGGAGCAAGGGGACGATTCCATTCAGCGCCGCATCTTCCTGTCGAGACTTGTTCAAACGACACATGTTGTAAATAGTGTTGAGAATTTGGTTCGAGACTTCACGGAAATGGGTTCGTTTCATGGTTGAGCGGAGCAGGTCAGTTAGTACATCAATGGCGTTTGAGTTTTGGAGAGACTCTAGGGTGGTGGAGAGCATCGACAGGTTCTTGATAAACTTGAGCATGGTGATCTGGTGGATAGGAGTCATGCGGCGTAGTTCCTTCAGAACTCCTAAGGTAGATTGTTAGCAAAATGTAGCAAGGGCAACATGATGTTATTGCTTACTGTGCAAGACCGTCCGCTCAGCAACCATCTCCTTGACATGATTCTCGGCCTGCGAGAAAATAAAGAAGATGTTTGCGATGCGGCCCTCAATGATCTCAGCCAGttcgccctcctcgtcgagcgCCCGACCCAGAACGAGAGACAAGGGATCGAGAACAGAGTTGCGGGAAAGAATCCTGCAGAAGTCGTTCTTGGGAGTTGATCCTTGGAGCTCGAATACACTCCAGATCCCATTCACTCCGATCAGAACCAGGTCGCGTTCATCTTCGTAGTCATCTTCCAGGAACTCCACCAATACGTTCAGACCACCAGCACTGACGAACATTTGGAGTGTCAGGGTCGATGTCTGATACATCTGCTGAACAAAAGCAGCAGCTTCCAATCGAATCTCCCGAGGGTATTTTTTCGACGCAAACTCATTAACAATGGGTATTCCACCGACGAAACAGAGATTCTCCTGGATCTCATAGTCGTTGTagatgatggcgttgacAACCCTCAGCAGACAGAAGACAATGTCACGTCGTCGACAAGTATCGAGAATTTCCAGGATTGGCAGCATTCCATGGGCGCTGATAATAATGTTCTTTGTCTCTGGAAGATCACAGAAAACCGTGAGAAGCTGCTCTGAGATTTCTGCAAGAACTTCCTCGTCTTGGGAGGTTTTTAAAGAGCCCACAAGACCCTCCACTTGGTTTCGAAGCCGAGCATATTTGTCGCGAGCGATGTTggcttccagatccatctcATCGAATCCTTCTTCCAATTGAGCAAAGGgatcgtcgtcatcatcctgATCTCCGAGCCAGGAATTGTTTGAGAGTTTCGAGTTCAGCATTAGAGTGCTTCTATCGGAGCCTTCATCACTCTCTGGCTTGTCCAGAGCCACCTGGTCGGCCCCTAAGATATCCGAGAAGTCTTCATCGTTCTCGTTCTCTGCAAACTTTTGAATCTCTATTGTCGAGCGGTCACGTTTGACGGAAAGTTGTTTGCGAAGCTGTGGGTGTTGGCCACCCAGATCATTATGCCAAGAATCATACCCCATCTTGTCATGGGTTGGAGAGGAGAggtcctcgtccgactccTATAACCAGTCAGAATTGTTTTTTAAAAGACAGCTTGAAAGTAACTTACTTGGAAATAACCCAGCTTGCGATCCAGTGAGTCCGCATTTGCCATGATTAGGTCAGTATAATCCTCGACAGAGTTCTCCTTGTAGAGAGATGCCGGCCGACTCCGTCTCATCGGTGGGGCAGGATTTTGTGTGCGGATCGGAATGTTATTCAAGGTGGATGTTGAGCTTCTGTTTGACTGGCGGCGTGAAGGACTCTGCGATTTTGAAGGCTCAGGAACGGCTTGCTTGGCTGCATATGGGCGAATTGTCTGCAGTGGATCGTCGTCGACCGGTTGGAGAGAGCTTTTGGAAGTATCGTCAAA from Penicillium psychrofluorescens genome assembly, chromosome: 5 carries:
- a CDS encoding uncharacterized protein (ID:PFLUO_008183-T1.cds;~source:funannotate), encoding MFKRLVSITPRVASVAPRTSLAPLSGLQSVQPTLSQPRAAGPAPRQQRRGYHEKVLDHYNNPRNVGSMKKTDEDVGTGLVGAPACGDVMKLQIRVDKDSNKIRDVVFKTFGCGSAIASSSYLTELVRGMTLEEAGKIKNTDVAKELCLPPVKLHCSMLAEDAIKSAISDYYLKNPNSRTTDLSGTGGAIPDVKVEIEQTPAAAAAV
- a CDS encoding uncharacterized protein (ID:PFLUO_008182-T1.cds;~source:funannotate), which encodes MRSEGRGAPAAAGSSPAPSPPTGNSAASPAPHMPAADVDASSTSSDFMTRLEILSTRIPNFYIAPVCGASAGVASGIVTCPLDVIKTKLQAQGGFARRGAQVEAKTLYRGMLGTGRMIWREDGIRGLYQGLGPMLLGYLPTWAVYLAVYDRSREYFYDQTGSWWLSRGYASITAGACSTIVTNPIWVIKTRLMSQSLKKSNEGLRAPWQYQNTWDAARKMYQIEGFRSFYSGLTPALLGLTHVAIQFPLYEYLKMAFTGYGIGEHPATGTSHWIGISFATFLSKICASTITYPHEVLRTRLQTQQRSPPPTSPEEIAFRGGLEHPHDRNRLPGALGSSSDGMPNRPRYSGVVRTCQTILHEEGWRAFYSGIGTNLFRAVPAAMTTMLTYEYLREVIHKFQLEGQMKQRLEEEKSAGASGMI
- a CDS encoding uncharacterized protein (ID:PFLUO_008185-T1.cds;~source:funannotate), yielding MPFSTDRNKTELKLVVAAPPGWKFAAGDTVIGYLVRPEPIITPEATVSLALVSSMRTNMEESASRAASNRTSLNNHGNLPAEWHLLNPKPITLFSGPLHVPEDSAEGATWSFSIQIPTKPQESVRSGHRQESSFIPLDKNHPAHHILPGSFSTGGESKDGFSECSIEYYLEAKLRYTRGNAWQSFTTTHPITIRHHVQETSHMHSLRQQMMKCKFRTLRLIPGMESASLSPKQKMLRFFGSSKIPEFCCKLELSFPRAIQLGGPLPIPLTLNITPVDESTSESIRGVPRQVQINWIKMVICNKSAVLVPSRYTSVQYTSTHCRQEHSSTTSLRLESVFEKLESPCVVSTGKDSQPINFGHMFQLVLHSYGLTYGKELIQRVPPIYPDFTTYAVKHSHVVTWTVCLSVAGEMQTVETTAEMKIVADS
- a CDS encoding uncharacterized protein (ID:PFLUO_008184-T1.cds;~source:funannotate), producing the protein MRAAFRPLRALALDSTATGGAGCWSTPGFSTRLTSKNSFLRQSPLLGAANFSSWRPQKLAQHEKRFSTTTSPLSAPVTTTGSVKNSTTEQQTRGKTVKYLVIVGLLGLGALAFSDQAKHAYRAAERSGRVVGTLAVCINDYRVTLKQETSTPEERDELVRACHKRCAERTLRVLEKNGSIFIKLGQHLSSMGYLLPIEWTSTFIPLQDKCPVSSIESIEKMFVADTGKTIDELFSSFEAEPTGAASLAQVHIATLKETGQKVAVKVQHPALAEWVPLDLALTRFTFSMLKRFFPEYDLEWLSREMDLSLPVELDFRMEGENATRANEYFKKHSDAPLVIPEVMWSQKRILVMEFIAGRRPDDLEFLDANHIDRDEVSAALAHIFNEMIFGDEAPLHCDPHGGNIAIRLNPNRRHPNFDIILYDHGLYRNIDRELRRNYAKLWLAVIDADVPRMREYAYKVAGVTDEQFPLFASAITGRDYSVLTKQSVVSSRTAGEKDDISGALGEGMLQQLVELLGKVPRIILLILKTNDLTRSLDENLHTRQGPMRTFLILARYATRTVFEEQMESIQESGGALHFFNFFRFLRAWAGFLRVELKLSVYETLLALKSRFGLSS